One Heptranchias perlo isolate sHepPer1 chromosome 5, sHepPer1.hap1, whole genome shotgun sequence DNA window includes the following coding sequences:
- the rnf146 gene encoding E3 ubiquitin-protein ligase rnf146 isoform X2, with protein sequence MAGCGDVDHASNMLPGGRKLNESCSNTAPTLTVPECAICLQTCVHPVKLPCKHIFCFLCVKGASWQSRRCALCRQEIPEEFLDKPALLSPEELKAASRGNGEYAWYYEGTNGWWQYDERTSTELEDAHLKGKKTIEMLIAGYLYIADLENMIQFRRNEHGRRRKMKRDIADIPKKGVAGLRLDCDSNGLTSERENSADGADSATGAGSASASIQPSVSINRPTVRPATSLVDQPVSPLTPSPDANVLLVNSLAQLQLSGQSMTRSHRGEGEEQDVSSISRVSAPQSAIRMSYDSTESATSTDTEDEITSQLEESTTTTHSRQRLISPNSERENEIPGGEPSPEGGPSSSIRAREQQPDGQCTVTEV encoded by the coding sequence ATGGCTGGCTGTGGGGATGTTGATCATGCATCAAACATGCTTCCAGGAGGAAGGAAGTTAAATGAGTCTTGCTCAAATACAGCACCTACCCTGACAGTACCAGAATGTGCTATCTGCCTTCAGACTTGTGTTCATCCTGTTAAATTACCATGCAAACATATCTTCTGTTTTCTGTGTGTGAAAGGAGCATCCTGGCAAAGCAGACGGTGTGCACTTTGTCGACAGGAAATCCCTGAAGAGTTTCTAGACAAGCCAGCTTTGCTGTCCCCTGAAGAGCTCAAAGCAGCAAGCCGAGGAAATGGGGAGTATGCTTGGTACTATGAAGGTACAAATGGCTGGTGGCAGTACGATGAGCGCACAAGTACAGAGCTAGAAGACGCTCATTTGAAGGGCAAAAAAACGATTGAAATGCTCATAGCTGGATATTTGTATATTGCAGACTTGGAAAACATGATTCAGTTCAGACGTAACGAGCATGGCCGCCGCAGAAAGATGAAACGAGACATAGCAGATATTCCTAAGAAGGGAGTGGCAGGTCTTCGGTTAGACTGCGACTCCAATGGATTGACTTCAGAAAGAGAGAACTCTGCAGATGGAGCAGATAGTGCAACTGGCGCTGGATCTGCATCAGCTTCAATACAGCCCTCTGTTTCTATAAATAGGCCCACAGTTAGGCCAGCAACTTCCCTAGTTGACCAGCCAGTTAGTCCACTAACTCCTTCACCTGATGCAAATGTGTTGCTTGTGAACTCCCTTGCTCAGTTGCAGCTAAGTGGTCAAAGCATGACCAGGAGTcatagaggagagggagaagagcaaGATGTATCCTCTATAAGTAGAGTTTCAGCTCCACAGAGTGCAATCAGAATGTCTTATGATAGCACTGAGTCTGCCACAAGCACTGATACTGAGGATGAGATCACCAGCCAGCTTGAGGAGTCTACAACCACCACCCACAGCAGGCAAAGACTCATTTCTCCGAACAGTGAGAGGGAAAATGAGATACCAGGAGGCGAACCATCTCCAGAAGGAGGGCCAAGCAGCAGCATCAGAGCCAGGGAGCAGCAACCTGATGGACAGTGCACTGTAACAGAGGTCTAA
- the rnf146 gene encoding E3 ubiquitin-protein ligase rnf146 isoform X1, protein MMAGCGDVDHASNMLPGGRKLNESCSNTAPTLTVPECAICLQTCVHPVKLPCKHIFCFLCVKGASWQSRRCALCRQEIPEEFLDKPALLSPEELKAASRGNGEYAWYYEGTNGWWQYDERTSTELEDAHLKGKKTIEMLIAGYLYIADLENMIQFRRNEHGRRRKMKRDIADIPKKGVAGLRLDCDSNGLTSERENSADGADSATGAGSASASIQPSVSINRPTVRPATSLVDQPVSPLTPSPDANVLLVNSLAQLQLSGQSMTRSHRGEGEEQDVSSISRVSAPQSAIRMSYDSTESATSTDTEDEITSQLEESTTTTHSRQRLISPNSERENEIPGGEPSPEGGPSSSIRAREQQPDGQCTVTEV, encoded by the exons AT GATGGCTGGCTGTGGGGATGTTGATCATGCATCAAACATGCTTCCAGGAGGAAGGAAGTTAAATGAGTCTTGCTCAAATACAGCACCTACCCTGACAGTACCAGAATGTGCTATCTGCCTTCAGACTTGTGTTCATCCTGTTAAATTACCATGCAAACATATCTTCTGTTTTCTGTGTGTGAAAGGAGCATCCTGGCAAAGCAGACGGTGTGCACTTTGTCGACAGGAAATCCCTGAAGAGTTTCTAGACAAGCCAGCTTTGCTGTCCCCTGAAGAGCTCAAAGCAGCAAGCCGAGGAAATGGGGAGTATGCTTGGTACTATGAAGGTACAAATGGCTGGTGGCAGTACGATGAGCGCACAAGTACAGAGCTAGAAGACGCTCATTTGAAGGGCAAAAAAACGATTGAAATGCTCATAGCTGGATATTTGTATATTGCAGACTTGGAAAACATGATTCAGTTCAGACGTAACGAGCATGGCCGCCGCAGAAAGATGAAACGAGACATAGCAGATATTCCTAAGAAGGGAGTGGCAGGTCTTCGGTTAGACTGCGACTCCAATGGATTGACTTCAGAAAGAGAGAACTCTGCAGATGGAGCAGATAGTGCAACTGGCGCTGGATCTGCATCAGCTTCAATACAGCCCTCTGTTTCTATAAATAGGCCCACAGTTAGGCCAGCAACTTCCCTAGTTGACCAGCCAGTTAGTCCACTAACTCCTTCACCTGATGCAAATGTGTTGCTTGTGAACTCCCTTGCTCAGTTGCAGCTAAGTGGTCAAAGCATGACCAGGAGTcatagaggagagggagaagagcaaGATGTATCCTCTATAAGTAGAGTTTCAGCTCCACAGAGTGCAATCAGAATGTCTTATGATAGCACTGAGTCTGCCACAAGCACTGATACTGAGGATGAGATCACCAGCCAGCTTGAGGAGTCTACAACCACCACCCACAGCAGGCAAAGACTCATTTCTCCGAACAGTGAGAGGGAAAATGAGATACCAGGAGGCGAACCATCTCCAGAAGGAGGGCCAAGCAGCAGCATCAGAGCCAGGGAGCAGCAACCTGATGGACAGTGCACTGTAACAGAGGTCTAA